CCTCTGGAAAATCTTAGGAGAATAAACACACTGTTGAGAGGCCTGTTTTTGTTTCGAAATGTTCCGAGTTCTTACTGTGTGCGTGTATTGCcctggtattaaactgaccaatcatagtaatcaaatagcgtGCAACTACACTTTCTTCCAAGGTTTCTTAGGGTTCGCATATGCATGTATGAAAATcctggttacaagttgttaacatttatgcagatgtgaaaagggtattagtCACATGACCTCAAAGTGTCTGCAGGGAACTAACATTACTAATCTCTGCAGCGGTACTTAAGGAAGAGTCTTTGTACTCCTTCTCTGTACCATTAACTGGCGTCTCACTCTGTGTACGACTAAGCAACAACTCTAGCGAGTTTCCGGAGTCTGCAATCAGCGGCACAACCATACAGCAATCGAAGTCACGGGTTCGAGTCCCATTTATCTATAAAACAAAACGATTTATCAAATAAACATTGTTAAAATACAAAGAGTTGTAGAAAATACTGATTGTTTAAAACCATGTAAAaatcaattcaacttttatttcagacaaactttATAAGCTTTATTATAAAAAAGCATAGATTGTTTACCTGTAGAATTCTATCAAAGGTTTTGATGTTTCCATTACGTGACGCTGGTCCTCCAGGCCGAATCATGTTTACAAAGACTCCATTCTCATAAACTCCGTCAGAAACACTGAAGCCAAAATCCTctacgtctgtgtctttataCAAGATTACTTTATGGAGTTCAGCTGATATTGTTTTGTGCATGAGTGGTTCTTGTAAGCTAAATGATGTGCTGCGACTTGAATTTGGCAGCGTGCTGCTACGAGACGTACCAAAGCTGCTCTCTTTTCCATTTCTGTAATGTCCGCTAAAGTCTAAATTACTACTGACCATATTCAAAGACGCTGTGATTTCATTTACAAGATCTGATGTTTGTTTTGAATGCTGGAAGTTGTTTTTGGGAATGCACCGGTCAAAAGAGCTATCGTCTCGATCGGAATGCAACCTTTCGTCACCGTATCTACGATGGACTCTTGAAACATCCCAGTCATCATCACTTATTGGCGATCGGTAATTTTCGTGATATTGATTTGAACGGTTTCTTGATGCTGATCGTGTTCGGCGTTGACCTTTACGGTTTCTCGATGAACCTTTGCCATGGCGGGAACGCCTTGTAGCTGGGGACATCATCCCCTGGTAGTTGCGGGCTTTTCTGTTGCTATGGTAACCTGTATCGATGGATGATACGTTCCAAGTTTCTAAAGCGCTTACACCTTTCGTGACATCCTGGTTAGACTGGTCGCCATTGGTTACGTAAGTAAATTTATCGTCATCAatctattaataaaaataacctcatcaaataaaaaaaaaaggaaaaacaacaatataacaTAACATCTAATAGGTATAAAATATTACGAGATACTGTTTACAATCAATATCATCATACTCAATGATATACGAATTACGATCCTCGGAgaggtagtcatgtgatgcagtttcaccAATCACGTTCATGTATTTGCATAGggataggctatgtaatattacagtacagtgCATGCTAAGATTGCACCAAATCTCTAGTTTTTGatgtttaattttacattgttgtatatttttacaaatgccacaatttgatttttgtttatatcTAGAGTGATTCCAGCTTGATTCcagtatgacacgccatgtgtgcaAAAGCTACTTAACTTTGTACAAATATTAAGCTGGATCACCAATTATAAACTAAATCAATTGCATGCCAAAAAAAACATGGGACTTTCGccgatgagctatgctcgacacgattatgagatcatgtcccaaatatgagcactgtttctataatttgacattatattatatataccaGAGATCCATcgttgttatttttgttttgtttgctgATTTTTAAATGTACTCTGTCGCCAGCAGTTTTTAACAAGTGAATGGCGTTGTTGAGTGTTTGTCCGCGTAATGAGATGCCATTGATTGCAAGAATACGATCACCAACATGAATTGCACCGGTCctatcaaagaaaaaaaacactatAAAACCAATGACTTTATGCTAATTATGCTAATAGTTTTTATTGATTGCTGTATAAAGttttgtccacactatcaaactttatatgacacaaaaatgtgatggaccaatatatattgatataatgatgtcgtatcactaacatatttgggcagatcaataccatatttgggcagatcacacttttttgatagtgtagacagagcttaattaatTAGGGTAGAGGTGAGTAATGTCACTTCCCTCCAATATTGATACAGTGAATAATAAAGTTTGTCAAAGGGTTACCTTCCGGCTAGGCCACCTTCTGTTAGGCCTGATATGATGATTGGGTCAAAGGGCTCCTCAGTGCCAGAGATGGTAACACCCAGTGGGCCACCATGACGAACCAACTCAACTGAATAATTTACAGCTCCATCAGCTTCatctgaaaaacaaattatattttattgtgaaatttaaagctctgtctacactatcaaactatttctggagaaaaaaaaatgtgatgtgccaatatatggacatgataatgtcatatatagacatgataatgttctatcactaccatatttgagtatatcactaccatatttgggcgcataacacttttttgtcaaactagtttgatagtgtagacagagcttaagtttagTGTTTTCTTTTGAGGCATATCAATGAGTGGTATATAAAGACTTTATTCAAACATTTTTAGTAAAGTATTTAAAGCAAAAACAATCAAAGTATTTTGTTCTTCATGAATAACAAAAACGTGTTGCCATAGTACCTGAGAAAGCTTCATCCTTTTTAAGCCTCAGTCTCACAATCTCATCAGCTTCTTTTAAGATCTGTGCAGCGTCCTCTACGGAGCACTGATCTAGCAGAATTCCGTCAATGGCTAGAAGCTTGTCACCTGCTTCAATTCCACCGATCCTGACAACAAATAGAATCGGAAATAGTTTGATGAATATTAAGTAATAAAGCCAATGATTTgatactttttaaaaaacaattattctttatttgCAAACTTcatttaagctctgtttacactatcaaagtttatgtgacaaaatatgtgatgtgaaaatatatatgaacatgatgatgtcatatcactaccatatctgagcacatcacactttttttgtcaaactagtttgatagtgtagacagagctttaaagaagaaaacaataaaaaaggAATGAAATAGAAAGAGGAATGTGTGTTTTAATATTACAACATACCTATGGGCCACACTGCCTTTCTTGATGTGTGATATTAATAATGGATGTGTGTTTTAATATTACAACATACCTATGGGCCACACTGCCTTTCTTGATGTGTGATATTAATAATGGATGTGTGTTTTAATATTACAACATACCTATGGGCCACACTGCCTTTCTTGATGTGTGATATTAATAATGGATGTGTGTTTTAATATTACAACATACCTATGGGCCACACTGCCTTTCTTGATgtgtgatattaataatgaatgtgTGTTTTAATATTACAACATACCTATGGGCCACACTGCCTTTCTTGATGTGCGATATTAATAATGGATGTGTGTTTTAATATTACAACATACCTATGGGCCACACTGCCTTTCTTGATGTGTGATATTAATAATGGATGTGTGTTTTAATATTACAACATACCTATGGGCCACACTGCCTTTCTTGATGTGTGATATTAATAATGGATGTGTGTTTTAATATTACAACATACCTATGGGCCACACTGCCTTTCTTGATGTGTGATATTAATAATGGATGTGTGTTTTAATATTACAACATACCTATGGGCCACACTGCCTTTCTTGATGTGTGATATTAATAATGGATGTGTGTTTTAATATTACAACATACCTATGGGCCACACTGCCTTTCTTGATGTGTGATATTAATAATGGATGTGTGTTTTAATATTACAACATACCTATGGGCCACACTGCCTTTCTTGATGTGTGATATCAATAATGGATGTGTGTTTTAATATTACAACATACCTATGGGCCACACTGCCTTTCTTGATGTGTGATATTAATAATGGATGTGTGTTTTAATATTACAACATACCTATGGGCCACACTGCCTTTCTTGATGTGTGATATTAATAATGGATGTGTGTTTTAATATTACAACATACCTATGGGCCACACTGCCTTTCTTGATGTGCGATATTAATAATGGATGTGTGTTTTAATATTACAACATACCTATGGGCCACACTGCCTTTCTTGATGTGCGATATTAATAATGGATGTGTGTTTTAATATTACAACATACCTATGGGCCACACTGCCTTTCTTGATGTGTGATATTAATAATGGATGTGTGTTTTAATATTACAACATACCTATGGGCCACACTGCCTTTCTTGATGTGTGATATCAATAATGGATGTGTGTTTTAATATTACAACATACCTATGGGCCACACTGCCTTTCTTGATGTGTGATATTAATAATGGATGTGTGTTTTAATATTACAACATACCTATGGGCCACACTGCCTTTCTTGATGTGTGATATTAATAATGGATGTGTGTTTTAATATTACAACATACCTATGGGCCACACTGCCTTTCTTGATGTGTGATATTAATAATGGATCACCTCTCTTTCTGTTCTTTGGTgctaaaaagaaataaaattacattatgaTATTGTTCAACAAGGGTGAATATTATTGGCGTAACGACTATGAGCGTTCACCGGCTTAACCCAATGGCCCAGAGCTTATGGGCCCCAGAGAAGTGTCCTGAGGAAAATACAggtattaaaatatgtcgaaaagggATAGAAACGCACAAGACcaccagcgttggagggccacttgcTAAATCAGGGGCCTCGGGCCTCTTCGTTACACCACTGGTGAATATGTGGTAGTTAAAATCAAGTCAACTACAGCAAATATGAATCCTTACCACTGACAGTAATCCCAAGTCCACTGCTTGTCATTGGTAGTTTGATATGAAAGGTACCACTGCTGGGCACAACTGACTCTGACAAAGAAAAATAGAAACAACAAACACTCAATTTAAGTGCTTTAATATGAACAAAATATCTAGGTGAACCATTATAAACTAAAGTCTTAGTTAAATACCAATTAATTAACAACTCGCTGCTCTGACTTAAGTCTCTGCAACATATGAATGTATATAGTTAagacatttaataaataatctTATCTTTACCTGCGATATCAAACTCAACTTGTAACATGCATCGTGGGCCGGATTCTCTCAACATCAGGTGTGCGTCGTCAAGGGTGACGTCTTCTGTGTAGACACCATTGATTGCTAGGATCCTGTCACCAATGTTGAGTACACCAGACCTAAAGCacaatatattttcaaaaacatttttaataatatttgttctcACAAAACTTCTTTACATTTCAACTAGAAGGGCACTTAGAGAGCGCAAACATCTGCTAACTAACAACTATAGAAAAAAACACACACGATCGACCACTAACCTCTCACCAATCTGGCAGAGGTCATTTTCAATTCATTAAATCAAAACAGATACAAAAGCTAACatgaattgaataattttgaTTCTTACCGTTCAGCTACACCACCAGGTTCTAGAAAGGCAACGATCGCTGGCGTGCCTAAAACATCACTAGCAAAAACACCGCCCTCTAGCATCAAACCATAGTCTCCGTTTGGTGAATTTAATGTCATGTCAAGCGTTTCAGTATGACATACCTGTGTCCCAGATACAAGTCCATTGACCGACGAAGACAAggatactaaaaaaaaaatttttattttattttacactaACCAGCCAATTACAAAGAAAAACCTTACATCTACCGTGTGAAGAATGAATAGTAGAATGGCACAAAAATTGAATGTCATTGAGCAAACTCATCAATTAATTGACATTCAggaatctaaagctctgtctatactatcaaactttgtgaaaaaaaaatgtgatgtgcccatatatggaaatgatgatgtcatatcacttccatatttggccatatcactaccatatttgggcacatcacactttttttgttaaactagtttacaGAGAATGGTTGATTTGTAAAAGATTGATGACAGTGACTTACAGTTTGAGGGGTGTTTCTTGTTTCCACGTCTCGATCCAGGTAGGGTGCTTGCTCTCTGCGCCGCTAAGCTAGCATGAGATGGCAAGGTGTTGTAGTTTGATATTGTGCTATAGCTTACTGGAGTTGATGGCCGGCTTGATGATCTGGCTATTGTCTGAGATACTAAAGAaaaacagtatacattttaaagaaattccTGTCCAAAAAAAGCTATAGTACTAAGATCTGTGATTAACTAACATTAgcattactttaaaaaattattaatgtagaaacaatactttattttattatttactaaagGAAGAAcatacaaagacaggtaaatagtggttgctaggaagatacaaagacaggtaaatagtggttcctaggaagatacaaagacaggtaaatagtggttcctaggaagatacaaagacaggtaaatagtggttcctaggaagatacaaagacaggtaaatagtggttcctaggaagatacaaagacaggtaaatagtggttcctaggaagatacaaagacaggtaaatagtggttcctaggaagatacaaagacaggtaaatagtggttcctaggaagatacaaagacaggtaaatagtggttgctaggaagatacaaagacaggtaaatagtggttgctaggaagatacaaagacaggtaaatagtggttcctaggaagatacaaagacaggtaaatagtggttcctaggaagatacaaagacaggtaaatagtggttgctaggaagatacaaagacaggtaaatagtggttcctaggaagatacaaagacaggtaaatagtggttcctaggaagatacaaagacaggtaaatagtggttcctaggaagatacaaagacaggtaaatagtggttcctaggaagatacaaagacaggtaaatagtggttgctaggaagatacaaagacaggtaaatagtggttgctaggaagatacaaagacaggtaaatagtggttcctaggaagatacaaagacaggtaaatagtggttcctaggaagatacaaagacaggtaaatagtggttcctaggaagatacaaagacaagtaaatagtggttcctaggaagatacaaagacaggtaaatagtggttgctaggaagatacaaagacaggtaaatagtggttcctaggaagatacaaagacaggtaaatagtggttcctaggaagatacaaagaccggtaaatagtggttcctaggaagatacaaagacaggtaaatagtggttgctaggaagatacaaagacaggtaaatagtggttgctaggaagatacaaagacaggtaaatagtggttgctAGTGTAGCTCTTCacaaaataatgacaataataactTAAACCCAGGTTCTCAATTTCAGCTACAAAATCGATAAAACACAGAATTCCAATACAAAatgcttttattaattataacacaACTGCTTACTTTTAAAACTCAATACCAACTACCCAGATCTGACTCATCTATCCAATTTCACAGTATTTCTAGATAACACAGGCTATAAAACTTTCTTATTCCCCACCACAAAACCCACAAAATGGACCAGTTGTTATGGAAACCTAGATAAAGGAGGTACAGTCTTAATTAATTCAGAGATTGGAATGTGTAAAATCAAACTAAGGCATGATCATTGAGGATATACAAGCTACTAAGTAAATATGaacttaaatacaataaaatgataatactgCTTTTGGAGTATCGCTACATCCACCCCTCCTTTCTTACGTCGTCCACGACGTTCGCCTGCTTCAAAACCGAGGGAGACTTGCCGAATAATCTGGTCTTAATTAGGAATTAGACTAAAACTACAAACTCTACAAACTATTAAAAAGGCATAAAATGAGGAAacatcaaaataaacaaaacttatctatgataatactgtataaaacaaaCTTATTAGTAGTGCGGTTCATTACCACCTGAAACAGTCACATATTACCAACAATTGCAAACTGTCTATTATTAACTGTCTATTATTAACTGTATCATAACATCATGAAtactataaaatataagataCATTCCATTCTAAAATGAAATTGTACAGCGCAGTACTTGCTGTTCAGACTCAAATTGACCTAGTAAATACTTACTCGGTATGAAACGATGAATAAACATAAGGAATGATTTAAATTACTACCGGTACTACAATACCATCACTATGGGTAACCACTTAACTACAGTATACGGTAATACTACCTTCATTATgctttgtttatacattttgttaagttaatttaatttaatacgtAAAGTATATCAATTAAGTTCAATAGGCGATTGGAAGGGATGATATCTCACTCACCCCTCCCATCTGAAACGTCGCCCCCGACGTTATCAAGTAGTTcatgaaaatacataaaaatatacaatataagtTCAAACAATTACATGTCATCAAATAGTCATATGAAAGTGTCCAAAAAGtcagtgaaaaaaaaatttaaaaagtgttccAGTGTTCACTTTAATCCAAGTCATATTCAAACATAATAGTCGGTGTTTGAGAAGATTGAGGTATGAGTCTATTATCCAATGTAtctatattatttacaaatcgTTTATTTGGCGGCGACAACGATACAAACGGAGATACGTATGGGTTTAGCGAAAGACACTGAGATGGTACTATGTTGCTGGTGCTGGCATTTGGTGAGGGTGGAGCGCTTTGGTCTGGGGTCGGAGGTGATAAATCCAATGGCAAAAACATACATGGAGTCAGTAGATTTCTATGTAATGTCCGCTGACGACCATCCGCGTTTTCAACTTTGTACACTGGAATATTTGGATGTTTCAACAACACGACATATGGGGTTTCCTCCCATCTGTCTACGAGTTTTTGCTTCCCGATAATATGTTTCTTTTGCACAAGGACGCGGTCGCCCAATTCCAAAGGAGCTTGAGTTGTCTTTTTGTCATACTCGCGTTTCTGTTTGTCTTTGGCTTTCATGGAAGATTTGGCTGCTTGGTCATAGACCAGCTTTAATCGCTCGCGAAATTGTAAGACCAACTCATCATAATCATCGTCATCACTATTATGATTATCGCTATCAAGTCCAAACATTACATCAATTGGCAGATTGGCATGTCGGCCGAACATTAAGTAAAATGGTGCATAACCCGTGGAATCGTGTTTAGTACAATTATATGCATGTGCCATATCGCTAACATATTCCTTCCAGTCCTGTTTACGATCTAGTGAGAGTGTACCCAGCATGTCGATTAGTGTTCTATTAAATCTCTCCGTAGTTCCGTTACCCATTGGGTGGTAGGGTGTAGTGCGCGACTTTGCTATTCCGGCGACCTTGCACACAGATTTAATTATTGCGCTTTCAAAATTACGCCCTTGATCGGAGTGTATACGTTTTGGGAAACCATAATGTCTAAATACGTTCTGAAATAGTACCTTGGCAACAGTTTCAGCCGTCTGGTTTTTTGTTGGGTACGCTAAGGCATATCGGGTGAAATGATCGGTGATaactaaaacattttcataacCTCCTTTCGACCGTTCCAGACCAAGGAAGTTGATGCATAGTAGTTCCATTGGTTCGTAAGTGTGAATATTCACGAGGGGCGCACGTTTCACATTTGGTGAAGTTTTTCGAAGACAGCACCGTTGACATGTGTCACACCAGGTCTTAATGTCGGATGCCATCTTAGGCCAATAAAATCTTCGCCGAATCATATCGATGGTACGCTCATAACCCAAATGCCCAATGTTGTCATGCAGGTGTTCAAAAGCAAGTTTGTGTTTAGACGTTGGTAATACAAGCTGATCGCATGCTTCTCCAGTGTTGATATTGGTGGTCCTATATAATATGTTGTTTTTGAACTTTAGGCGATTCCATTGTCTGAGTAAACAGATGACATTCGAATGTTCAAGTCGACGCTCTGCTGCTGATGGCTTTTGATTGCGTCGGAGGAAGAATGTCACACGGTCAAGCACATCGTCCTCCCTCTGGAGACGGGATATGTCCGCTTGCGAAAGATTTGGGACAGGCGCAAAACCATGATTTGTGTTAACATCAGGGGCTTGCACTGGATCCCCAGCGGCATCAGTGTTGTCGATACGAGATTTGCTTCTGGTGTGGGCCTGACACTGTACAATTTGTGGTTGGACATACAGACACGGATTCACAGGGGCAGATCCTGAGAGAACCGCAGTGACCAGTTCACACGGTACGTCTTTCCTGCGAGATAACGCGTCAGCTGCTGCGTTGCTTTTTCCCGGGCGGTACTTTATATCAAAATCGAACTGGCTTAGGGCAGCCACCCAGCGTTGCCCAGTCGCATCTAATTTCGCTGTGGATAGAACGTACAACAACGGATTATTATCAGTCAGTACTGTAAAGTGATTTCCAATGAGGTACTCTCGAAATTTGTTAGTGACTGCCCATTTTAGAGCCAGGAACTCCAATTTGTGCGCCGGATAGCGAGATTCAGATGGGCGAAGGCTACGACTTGCATAAGCAATGACTCTTGGCGTGCCATTTTGTACTTGTGAAATAACGGCTCCCAGACCGATACCAGAAGCATCCGTTTCCAAAAGAAACGGCAAATTGTAGTCAGGGTACGCTAGGATTGGAGTATTTGTCAACAGGTGTTTAAGAAGTGAAAATGCTTTGTCGCATTCTGAAGTCCATACAAATGGTGGTGGTTTGGCATTCATTGCCTTTCTGCCATTCTTTTTCTTTCGTCGTGGGTCGCCGCACGTTAGTGCATATAACGGCGCAGCTATCTCCGAATACTGGCTGATAAACCGTCTGTAATAGCCGGTaaatcccaaaaattgaagAACTTGTTTGCGGTCAACCGGCGTGGGCCAGCTGTCGACTTGCGCTGTTTTAGCAGGGTCGGCATGAATCCCCTCGGCTGATACAATGTGGCCCAAATAATTAACCTCAGATCGAAGGAGGGAGCATTTTGAAGGCTTTAACTTCAACCCATTTTCTCTTAGACGTTTGAAAACAGTTTCCAGTCTTTCTAAATGTTCTTGAAAGTTattagaaaaaataatgatatcgtCCAAGTATATTAACAAAGTAGAAAAGTTTTGGTCACCAAAGCACGACATCATCAAACGTTGAAACGTCGCCGGTGCGTTTTGGAGTCCAAATGGCATTCGGTTACACTCAAATAAACCCATTGGTGTTGTAAATGCTGTTTTTGGTTTATCTTCTTCTGCTACCTCTACCTGCCAATAGCCGCTAGTCAAATCTAATGTAGAGAAGATTTTGGCCTTACCCAGAGCATCCATAGCTTCATCTATCCTGGGTATTGGAAATGCATCTCTTACTGTTTTAGAATTAAGTTTTCTAAAATCGATACATATGCGCATTGACCCATCCTTCTTGCGAACAATCACCATCGGTGAAGCATATGGGCTTTTGCTTGGTCGAATGGCGCCAGCCTCTAACATACCATTGATATGCGAGCGCACTTCTTGATATTGCGACGGTGGGATGCGGCGAAAGGGTAGTCTAAATGGTTGGTTGTCAATAAGTGGTATATGGTGATATATGGCCTTAGTATGGCCAAAATCGTTTGCGTCCTTTGAGAAAACATCCGAGTATTTGTCTAACAGTGATTTTAGTGCTATGTGTTCAGAGTCAGTTTTGATGTCTGATTCTGAAAGATCTGGCAGAACAGTTTGTGATGTGATATTAGGTTGGCTAATACCACCTGTAACATCGTAAGTGTCCAAACTTGCAATTTGAGATAGAGTCGCTACCGTGGTGTTGTGGTGCAAAAAGATTGGTTTGTCAGATACATTGCAGATTCGCACTGTAACTATATTGTTTCGCCGGATGTGGGATATTGAACGACCAACGAGAAAGTTTGTAGTACTTCCAAATGGCTCAACAAGCACAGTTGATATTTTATCTTTAGACCACACTGCAGTACATTGTATATCAATTTGTTGATTTGCGTTTATGCGAGCAGGGTGTCTATTAAAGTATACAGCTCTGCCAACATTTTCTGGTTGTATACTTTTCTCCATTTGCGCAAATGCTGCTTCAAAGGCTGCATCTTTGCATTTTATGTTGCGTTTGTCGTTTCTCTGTGCACGTAGAACATTGGTCCCAATCAGTACGGGGATAGTTTTGCGGTATTTACTGTTCGGGACTACAAACACGGGAACAGCGGAGTATGTTTTATTGAGTATATTGATGTCGCTATAAATAATTCCATAGTACGGGACACTCTGGCCATTTGCCGCTATAACTTCTATGGTTGAGCGTTCCATAACTTGTGATTTTAATTCCGGAATTTTGTTATACAATTCAATAGTTATAGTTGATATCTGTG
This DNA window, taken from Antedon mediterranea chromosome 9, ecAntMedi1.1, whole genome shotgun sequence, encodes the following:
- the LOC140058462 gene encoding glutamate receptor-interacting protein 2-like: MPVWLPSCLKPSPEKDERNDGNKRNVESDSSEGGKSRRSSIAEERKVSTQVRLEKRSGIGFGLTISGGVDKDGSPRVSKMRAGGIAQRSDLLQVGDLIKAVNAIKTTGLRHDEVINLLKNAGDVVNLLIEYEVPMMPEENGIQVLTKLIEVCLPKEGMGYGFTIRGGVHSDASKTRPITVTQIRTGGPADREGTMKIGDHIVSVGGITLNKHGHQEALTVISQAAQEAVFVLEYDVSVMDAVTNANGPLLIEVAKTPGAHLGVSLNSTMRAGKPCVVIDSIKPASIADRCGALHIGDEIRAIDGSTTDSMTVAEAMQLLQSALEQIKLEILPVSQFTPRLTYPHTKVQSVSQTIARSSSRPSTPVSYSTISNYNTLPSHASLAAQRASTLPGSRRGNKKHPSNLSLSSSVNGLVSGTQVCHTETLDMTLNSPNGDYGLMLEGGVFASDVLGTPAIVAFLEPGGVAERSGVLNIGDRILAINGVYTEDVTLDDAHLMLRESGPRCMLQVEFDIAESVVPSSGTFHIKLPMTSSGLGITVSAPKNRKRGDPLLISHIKKGSVAHRIGGIEAGDKLLAIDGILLDQCSVEDAAQILKEADEIVRLRLKKDEAFSDEADGAVNYSVELVRHGGPLGVTISGTEEPFDPIIISGLTEGGLAGRTGAIHVGDRILAINGISLRGQTLNNAIHLLKTAGDRVHLKISKQNKNNNDGSLIDDDKFTYVTNGDQSNQDVTKGVSALETWNVSSIDTGYHSNRKARNYQGMMSPATRRSRHGKGSSRNRKGQRRTRSASRNRSNQYHENYRSPISDDDWDVSRVHRRYGDERLHSDRDDSSFDRCIPKNNFQHSKQTSDLVNEITASLNMVSSNLDFSGHYRNGKESSFGTSRSSTLPNSSRSTSFSLQEPLMHKTISAELHKVILYKDTDVEDFGFSVSDGVYENGVFVNMIRPGGPASRNGNIKTFDRILQINGTRTRDFDCCMVVPLIADSGNSLELLLSRTQSETPVNGTEKEYKDSSLSTAAEISNVSSLQTL